gcaCGTGGAAGGCAGCTTTGGGCGGTAGCGGGGAGCGCCCGTCGCTTACTTGGTTGCAGACTTCTCGTGGGCATTTGGTTCGTGGAGCAGGTCTcagacgcggcgtcgcctcggggcgtcgctgctgcagagcgcaAGCTGAGTTTGTGAAAGATGTCGATGACCGCCACGCGCGTCGCATCGCAGTTCAGGTGAACGGACAAAGGGGCGACGCCTGTGTCACAGACGGCCTCGAGCTGGGCGGAAGGCAACGAATACCTGCGGAgctcgccgcttcgcctcgcgacgacgaagcaagacgctgcagccgcgagcgccaccACAGGGttgccgcgggcgccagcgccgccctccccctgcCGTACGCCTGTAGCCGAGTATCCATTATCATTTCTGttcgcttccgcggcgtccaCTTCAACAACCATTTCGCTCGGTCCTTCGGAAAGCGCATCACTATCGGGGAGCCTAGCCGCGTCTGAGCAAGTCTCTGCAGCGTTTCTGCCtgtcgcagcctctgcgggctggtcctcgaggccgcagcgagctGCGTCTTGCGAATTGTCTGCAAGCGGGTTCGGTCCCCTTGAGGAGTAGCGCCAAAGAAACACCCGACAGCGGTCAGCCACCAGGATGTGGCTGGCGGACATCGCCGCAAACTCGGGCTCGATGTCCGTAAATGTCGAGGTGACAGGCTCGCCCATGGCATTGCACACACTGAGGGCGTAGGTCCGTCTCACgcttcgtttttctgcggCTTTCGCCCTCGCGGTATAGTCGggtgcctcctctcccgcctccCCAGAGGCTTCTCCGgagtcgtcgtcctcctcttcggcaTCCGTGATGACTCCACAGCGATCTGCGTGGCTGAGGAGGTGCCGGAGGGGTGCGCGCACGTGACGCAGGTGcttgcggcctgcgccgacgTTCCAAAACCAGAGCGGtaggtcgcggcggcgcgtcagTGCCGTGCAGGACGAATACACGAGAGTCTCACCGAAGTAGGTAGCggggcggcgcatgcggatCGCTGCAAAGAGAAGGGCGCTGCCCGCAGCGACGACCAATCGCTCGCCGCGTGACTCCCAGCTGAACGCCTGCGCGGTCGCGTGTCCTGGCACTACCAGCGTGTGCAGATGCGCGCACTTCGCGACATCGTAAAATCGAATGACGCAGCttggcggcgcagacgtccGAGAAGCGCTCTCAGCGCCAGGAGCGTCAGGATGGAGGCGGTGCGCGTCACCAAACACTGCCAGCACCGGGAGAGTCGGGTGCCAGCGAAtggagaagcagcggcgcaaGCAGGTTTCGAAGGATATCGGtgctgcgtcggcgtcgtcgcggaaAAGTTGAATGCGGCCGTTTTCGTAGGCGATGGCTAGCGAGAGAGAttcagccgcctccgcggcgtgctGGAGCGCAACTCGTCGCCAGTGCACCCCTAGCCAATCAAGTCAACGCACCATCGACACCACAAGCGAAAAGGCGATGGCATCTTTTTCAGTAATTTTGGACTAACACTAGGGCACCGCTTTGGGATAGAGGCATTCGGGGGGAGCCGCCAAACGCAGAAAACATGCGGGTTGCTCACCTGCGACAGGGAGAAGGGGCTCAGTTCGTCCTTCGCAGTCCTCGCCGAGCTGTGTCCGCAGCCGGTGGCTGTATAGACCCTCGCTGTCGTAAAAGAAGATTTCCCCCGTCTTGGAGCAGAGGAGGATCTTCCTGCCGTCGGGCGACCACGCAGCCCGCACCATAGCCCGCTGGAGGTCTTTGCTCCACAGGCGCTGACCGGTGACGGTGCCGAGGACAAGATTTCCATCGGCGTAGAGGATGCAGACTTTCTGCTCGTCTGCGGTCCACGCGGTATCGACGACCTGCTTGGAGTGATCGATGTTGATCAGCTCGTTCACCCAGTGCTTGCCCTCGGCTCGCCATATGGCGATGCATCCAGACTCATCTACGGAAGTCAAGCGACCCTCGCCATCGTTCCACGAGACCAAGTGAATCCCCGTCTGAATTGCGCAAACATCGAGCAATGCTGAGATTCTTGGGGCGTTATCCATATATTTATTGCTGTTGCGCAGACCGACGCGAAGCCAACCGCCAGAGTTTCCCGCCGCTAGTGTGTGTGCGATGCCTTCTTTCACTAAATAGACAGAGCCGCGCTGTCTGAACACACGCGAGAGGGGCTGTTGCAGCAATGAGCGAAACACAGAGGCCGCCGTTTATGCGCATCCCACTGACTCAGCGGGGGGACCTGAAACAGAATACCAGGTTCTATTCATGGATGCCAAGAACGACACCGAAGTGCCCTGATTATCTACCCGCAGTCGAGTCTGAGGAATCACCCCGTCATCTCAAGGACTTGCAGTAGGGCGGGGTTTCGGCTTCGCTCACGTTTTGTTTTGTCTGCTTCGTCTGTAGAGACCCTGGAGTTATACTTTATGACGTGTGAATGTGTTTTGTCTTGGGTTTCCGATGAGACATGTTCTCaagggaagaagcggaagcggccTATTTGGCGGCCGAATCTGACTTACGGTATGAATCGCGTCTGGGCTGCTGGGAGACGACAGATTCTGTAGATTGTGTGCGTCACTGTCGTCTCGTGAACGGATCTCTGTCGCATCTCTCGCGCATGcacccgcgccgccagcgtccAGAAGGCGGCAAGTTTCGAGGACCTTGAGCGTTCCATCTTTATAGCCAAGAGCAAGCCACCCACTGGCGCTCTGCCAGGATACACTGAGGATGGCCGCCCCTCTAGACGGCGTGACCTTCTTAGTGAAAAACGCAAACATTCTCGAATTAAACCTGAAGGCCTAACGGAGGAAAAGCAGGGGCGAGACCGCCGTAACAGGCAGCGCCCAGTCTCTCCCGGCTGCAGACCTCCAAAGCGAGCGCACGATGTGCACTCGACGGATAGTCGAAATCCTAACACAGCCTTTGAACAGCGGTTCCCCCCTCATCCGTGTTGCAACTCGCAGTGGCAAGTGTCAGGCGAAAACGGCCTGAAAGAGGCATATAGTGACCCAAGTCAAACGCAGGTCATTCCGATGACGTACGCGCACTGTATCGCACACCTATTTCTTTGCTGTGCTGGCTCTGGCGCGTTTGACGATTTTCTGCACCGGCAAGAGCCGAGGTCAGCGGGAAGGGGATTTTTCCATGTTTTTGGGTAGCCACTCCGTCCGCCGGATAGATTGCGCAGCAAGCGAGAGATTCCAGAGACAAGCGGTGTAGAGAGAATGATGAGTACGTTGGTGGCACGAGGCCAAACTCAGGCTCGCTGACATGGTAGCATCCTCTACGGATCACCCATGGTCGTTCAATGAGCCACTAGTTGCAGTTCGACTGCCCGGTTTCGGACCGAAAGTGTCGAAGTGACGGTGATAATTTACGCATTGCTGCCAGCATGCGTATGTGCACTGCTGAGATGCTTGGGGGGGCTCTGTCTGGGTAGGGCAGTACATCTTGGTCGCCATGAAGATGAGCTTGAGGATGTACACCCGCGACGTGACCGGGCAGTCTGCTCCACAGGGATGATTTACAGTTTCACAACTTGGAAGCTGCCTGGTCTTACGTCCCCTTTCCAAAGCTTCAATGCGTGCTGCGGGGCGAACCGACTACGTGTGTGGGACTGTGCTGCCGTTACATGCAGTCCAAAAGAGACAAATGCGCAGGCGGTGACAGAAATATAGCATCGACCCGTGCCAGGAAAGTGATTCGAGCAGGAGGACTATCCAGTCATTTTGATTGCAACAGCGGCCGTGAGGCCTCTCTGGCGCGGTCCCCAGGCGCTGTGGTCAGATCTGTGTCTATGACGCTTCACTCGAGTCCACGCCGCATGGGGAACTCTTGAGACGACCGTGTCAGGTATCGCACGCCAAGTTGTCGATGGGTGACCCAAATGGGCGATACTGTACACATCGCAAGACTGTCACATGTTTCGTGTTAACTGCTGAACGAGATATTTCGTCCGTTTTCTGAACTCGGCGGTGGCCTTTGTGTGCGTGCCACCTGAGATTCAGCCCGGAGAATAGGGGCAGTATGTTCTAGCGAGATGCGACCAAGATACTGATCGCAGTGTATCGTGAAGAATACGAAGTCCGGGTTCACGACTGTAGCGAGAAATTCCGTTCTATTCGGTCTGCAGCAGACCAGTAAGAAGTTCCCTTCATGGTCCGAACAAGGTGCTCCCCATTGCGGCACTTGGACAGGCAGCGTATCCCTGATGCTGGTTCAGGTTCATCAGTTGACTGAACTGAGGTATCTGAAACAACAGTTGTGGAATGCGCAGCGCTTTCGAGGTGGCGTCCTTCTCCTCAGCAGCTCCCTGCGTGATCTGGTGATGAAATCCATCGTCAAGGAACGGAGATAGCGAATTTTGAGACGCGAGAACTCATGCCTATACTATCGAACTGTCGTCAGCCATTCTTCGGGCACCCCTTTAAGTTCGCGTGTGGACGCTTTGCCGTGGGGCATGTCTGGTCCGTTCATCGGAGCTCTCTTAGATTTCGCTCATAATTTCTGAGACGAAATAAAAAACCTGTATACAAATCGTGTGCCTACGGTAAGGAGTATGGCAGCCTACCGTGGCCATGTGCCGGAAGTATCTCTCACCTCGGGTGTATCGCTCGCGTTCCACGGCAAATGCGGACAGCCCGACTTGAAAGCACAACAGCAGCGCGAATCGGTGCTGACAGAGGCCGATATACGGAAAATCAAGGAGCTGCTATCCGGAGATACAACGTCGCCTAGGAAAGCGGCAGATGCAGAGAAACGCCGGCAAGATCACGCGCAGTCCATGAAGAGGGTACAAAAATGGGCTAATACTGTGCACTCGAATTTGGCGAAACGCCGACAGTTGAACGCCAAGCGTTtagcagacgaagaggctgcCCGCGTGGTGGCTgacgaagcggaggccgTTCTCAAACACCAACGGCGACTCGAGGTCGTCAGACGCGCCAAAGCGATGCTTGCAGCAGACAACGAAAGACAGCGCGCACTGAAAACAGCACTGATGCGGCGCGACTGGCTTGAGGGCCTTCAGGAACAGAAAAAGTGGAAACAACAGCTCGCACAACTCGACGCCGTGCGGGAAGCCCATTTTGGAGCAGTACTGGCTCACGCCGAGTCTCAAAAAGAAgccagagacacacgcgacCACGAGGAAAAAAACACAAAGATGAAAGAGCTTCAGGCGGGGCGTCAGCTGCAGTTCAGCGAAGCGCACCAGAGACGAGctcgagagaaggaagagcgCGAAGAAATGGGCAAACTCATCCGTGAAAACTGCCGTCGCGACAGAGAGCTCATTGAGGCTCAAGAAGAACAGAAGCGTCTGAAGGTATGCGCGCGTTCGCACAGCGTTCGGATCGCATGAAACACAGTTCCTTCAGAAAACGCACAAACAGCACACAGCCAAACGACGGAAATGCACTTCATTATAGCACCACGTAGAGAGGACCAGCACAGAGGTGAAATGTGGTCGGTTGAAATACATGTGAACTGAATAATGAGCTACTATATGAATAAGGGCGCACCGGCAGTGCGTTGTTCCTTGGTGATGTGAGCGTAAATAGCTCTCGATCATCACAACTGAACAACTCCCGTGGACTACACCACTCTGGGGGATGCCAGATGTACCTCCTTCATCACGGGATTAACGGAATACCAGTGGCAAGAAAGCTGTTATGCGTTTTGCGGAAGTGTATACCTATAGGCGCAAAGCTGATGGCAATGTTGCCCTCTCGTTGCTCCTCATCGTTTGTGTTCATACATACTTCACGGTCATGTCTCGTAATGTGTCGCCAGCGGTAGGGCTATATGCCCGATTCGCTAATTCACACTTTTTTACCCGGCTTTACTCCCCACGTACAGCACCGAGAACAGCAGCGAGCGATGATGCGGCAACTGGATGAAGCGATTCGCCTCGACAGGCATCGCAGGGAGAGCGAACGactggaagaagaagctgcaaTGTCCCAGGCGGCGGTGTACGAGAAGCGCCAGGCAATGgtgaaggagagggagacacaCCTTCGGCaagaggaagcgaaagcgAGGGAAACTCGCATTCAAGATATGTCCCGGCGCCTCGAAAAATTACTAGTAACAGATACAGGCTGatgacagagagagaaataTTGCGCACTTCTCGTCCGTGTAGTGTATGCGAGAGAAGGGACTCTACCcagcctcgcggtcgcgctaCTGAACTAGTCGGTAGCTATTTGCAGCAGGACGGTGAATGAACGGCACCGAAGCCGCGAAATGTGAAACGCGTGTCGTGAGGAAACGCTCCGGCATAGGGGAAACGCAGAGCATCCtaaaaaaagcgaaaaaccCTGCAGACTTGGTGTACCCCGTGCTCCCGAGTCGTGGCGGCTGGCTCTCTCATGCGGCCGCCACGACTCGACACAGAGGCCGCAGGACTGTGCTTCACCTTAGCAATCCCGGTTCGAGCTGCATTCCCATCATCCGCGTCTGCTGTTCGCATTGCTAAATCTTACTCTGGTCGGAGGAGCACGTAGTAGTAGACACGAAGGACATACAGATCGCAGACACAGGTGATGAGCActgagagccgcgcgctcaGAATTTGTGAGGCAAGCCTTAGACAAAGGACGTCTCCACTTGTGTGTGCGCGGCGTTATCCGTGGTGCATTTGCGGCAAGCATTATATCTCTTTGCAGAGCAACGCGGGGCCGCGCACCCGATGGCGACCGCAAAAGTGATTGCCACGCTGTTCCTGCACCTTGTATGCTAATGCTGGTATATTACATGCATGCTCGATACCCCTCTGCTGAATGCGGTTCACGTGGAAATCACAGCAATCACTCGAGAACATCGGTCTCGGTAAATCGCACTTGTGCATCCCAGCGGGGTCAAACACAGAGTCTGGGAGCGCCAGCTTGTTGAACCCTGCATGGGTCTGCGGGCATGCTCAGgccgaagaagcgcagcgcctcaCCCGCGACGTGGAAATTCAGCAAGCgaaagaggccgcgcgagccgacGCGGAAAAGCAGAAACGTGAAGAGCAGTACCGCCTAATGGCTCAGGACCGGGCGGCCCAAGTCGAGCGGAAAAGGGagcacgcgcagaggcaaaGAGAAGCCGACGCAGATTTGACTCGCAGCCACCTGGAAGCATCGAAAcgtgaagaagagaaggagtTGCGAACTGCGGAGGAGCGAAAGCGAGCGATGCGAGACGTCGCAGAGATTCAGAAGCAGCAAATGTTCGAAAaaaagcagcagcgcctccaagaaagaaacgaagaaaagcGAACATTCAATGAGGCGTTCAAGGAACTTGTGCAGCAGGAAGAAAGTGTAGATGCGCTCGCGGCACACTGTGTCGAAAATGCCATCCAAGCTGGGCAAAGCCCTGATCCAATCGTCGCGACAATGAACCGATTCCTGATCACATCGGGGGCGCGTCCCAGCCGAAAAGCTTCTCAAATGAAGTCAAGCAATATCTTCAATCTCCACGTTGGGCCCAGCGATAGTGAGGAGGAGTCGCTTCGCCGATGAAGCACGTGGGGATCCGCCGCTCAGCATTCGAAACAGAGGGTGGCTCCGTGCATGCGTAGAGTCGCAAAATCTAATTAGCTCTCTTCGGCCGCCTTCAAGCCTTTTTGTGGCGAGCAGAACCTCGAGGAACTCCCCAAGAAAAGGAGCTGGCGCAGGTGTGAGCGGAATCAACAGAATTTTGCGGCTGTGCAATCACCTCTAGTCGGTGCCGCACCACCGCCAAGAAACCCATTCGCCTGCTTAAGGCTCAATGTATCTAAACTTTTATGGTTGTGGCGACGCGTCGCTACGCACAAGGCGTTCAGCAGCTACTGTATCCAATCAAATGACACCATGCAGCCAAACTCGGAGTCTACAGAAGTTGTAAGCGCGCGAGGACCTCCGCGCCCACATACGGCTTTCGAAAATCACCTCGCAGGGGTGTGCCTCCGCGGAGACTATGGAATGCATTTGAAGTCGAGTCCGTACACCCTTAGTTCACAGTCGCGCAGAGAGCAACACGAAACGGCTGCGTCATATCTACCAACACTTGTCCCGTATTCCTTTTCCGTCACACTCGCTTCATCTCTTCGCACCCCACAGAGGTTCAagcctgccgctcgcgcgttTTCCCTCCGACTTGACAAGATGGCGTTCGCTTTTGTAGCAGACCACAACAGACGCGGTGACAGGCGGGGCTTCCCGCAGTCCCCCACGCGTCCGCCACGCACTGTGCTGCCCACGGCACGCGACTGCATCACCCGAGGTTTCAGCGAGACAGTGCTACGATTGGGCGCTCTTCGGAAGTGTCATCGCGACGAAAAGTCCCAACTGCTCCCCTCCCAGGGTCACAACCAGCTCTGCCGCTTCATCGACGGTCAAGGAGACACCGTGCCTCGAGCGACTCCGCACTTTTCAATTCCTTCTCCACGCGTGCACTCCTGACTACGGGCGCAGGGCCACTTCCACGAACTTCGTGCGCCCCCGCTTCTGCCGCCACAGTTGCAAACGCCAGACACATCACTCGTGAAGCAGCAGAAACTTTCGCCTGCTTCACAGATCCACACACAGATGGCAATAACAAATCTACCAGCACTGGAAAAAAGGCAGCGCGTGGAGAGACGAGAACTGCGGAAAACGCTAACGGGGTTgctcgccgaggcgcggagcCGTACGAAATAAGGGATGGAAACAGCAAGGCGCGCACACACCGCGCAGACATCCGACAAAACGCGCTGAGCTTCAACACAGAAAACAGACTGGAGAAGCTAGCCGCGGACATTCGGtaggcgccgcagaaacgCGGCGAAAGCGGTTTTCGGTAAAACAGGAGCCAGAGACAGGGACGATGAAGTTGAACACAGACTGCCAGCCCGCCTCACGGACCGAAACACGCTTCACGTCTTGTACATTCTCGTCGTCCGCACCGCGCGTGGTCGCCGCTTAATTCAGAGAAATGAGAGGGCGTCGAGCacggaggctgcagcggcaatGGCGAGTTTCTTTCTCCCGACTTTCGCGCGGCTTTCGGGTTCTCGCGCCTTGTCCAGCTctttctgccgctgctcctCCTCTATCTCCTGCCTCTCAAGGCAGATAGTGAAGTCTTCAGGGTCGAGGGCTTGGACGCCGGAGCCCGCCGAGACAGCTGCGCGCTTGCCAACGATCGTTTCCCACAGTCTGCCCAGGAACGACGGCTCTGAGTAAAACGCCTTCAGGACCGCACTCGATGCCTCGGGATTGGCTCGGATCACGTCGCAGTGAGCCCCCGAAGGAAACAAATACGTCCACCTGCACACAAGACacgcgcagccacgcagagGATTAAAGAGCGACGTGTCTCTCAGCGCACAGGGCTCACACCCGCTGCCGACGACGATCAAAGGAAATTCACGTCCCCAACTGGTAGAAACAGAGCAAATGCAGATGGGAGAGCGACCAGGCATCCGCCTGGGTTGGCACACCAAtcaaacacacacacaaacatatatgtatatatgtgtgcgtatgcatgtatgtatgtacggGCTGGGTCTATGTCTCCATCTGTGTCCGTGAGGATTCATCCACAGAAGACCgaacagcggcggcgaaaaaccaatccgccgcgagcctgccatcgccctcgtcctcgcgcATCACTCAAGCCAGCTCGCGGGgacaccccccccccccccgcgcccgccttcaGTGCACATCACGAATTCACACAGTTCCTTCTATAAGGCGACGTGGTAAGAGGAACGTACTCCGGTCTATCCGCCTCGGGAAGAAGCATCAGTTCCTTTCTGACTGAAGACCAGGGCGCGAGCTCGTCCTCTTGACTGGTGAGAACCAGCTTTTTGACTGGGCGCAGGGCGGGCAACAGCAAGCTCGCACGCATTCGGCGCAGCTCCTGGCCGCGCCTGTGCAGAGAAAGACAACCCTCGAAGAAAACCTCGTGAGGCGGCCGAAACCTCGCGCAGGAGTCGCTTTGTTTGGTGGCAGCGCCGGGCCTTTCACGACAGCCGGTCACTGCGGTGCCTCCGGATAGCCGCCAGCGCCCAGCGCCCGAGCGTCAGTTCACCGATTCACGCGATCAGTCGCACTGTCTCTATCTCCTTCCGCTGGTGACAACCGACCTCCGCTCCTCGGCATGCCCACTCGGCGTGAAATCGCTCTGTCCGTTCATCTAAAGATATTTGCAAAAATCTCTCTCTACATCTACAGCGAAATATCTATTTATATGTAGGTAGACGACCAGGGACCGACACAAAAATGTGCTTGTCTGCCGAGCGATGCTGGAGCGGCATGTGACATCGTGCTGGACCTCCCAGAcatgcgtcttcttctcgggTTTCGCTCGATTCTCACCGCTGGTTGACAGCCCACATGAGCACATCGTGGAGCCACTGCGCCGTCCTGGCAATGCACGCCGTCAAGGGTTGACTTTCGatggcgtcgcgcgcgttgcAAATCGGCGAGTCAAACACGACCCTGTCGATCTTGACGCCCAGCGAACTCTCCAGCTGCTCACGGTATCGACCGACCTGAGAAATGCGGCcacagaggaggaagcgatgGCTACCTCTGCAAAAGTGTAGGCCTTACCTAGAGTCGATGTGCAGTAGACCACATCCCACCTCAGTGGGCGTCGCGTGCGGACACCGAacgccgtccgcgccgtGCGGAAACGGCAACTACGGGGCGGTGTGGAGTGCTAGACACGACGCCACGACTGCAGAGAGGTCTCTCAAACTGACTGCTTTCCATCGGGAaacgcctcgccggcggcagcagtTTTGCCTCGAAACACCATCGGCTGCGACCCAGAGCCCCGCGTAGCTCACACAAGACACGAGAAATCGCCTTGCCTCTAACTGAGCTATCGCGCCACCAATGTCCGGCTTGGCTGCCTTCCTCAGACTGATTTCCTCCGCGCTCTGCACTCACCAGCAGCATCGTGCCCATGGCGGAGACGCCCTGGGCGTAGATGGATACCGACGAAATTCCgtgcgtcttcttcatccAGAGGATCGCCTGCAGCAGGTCTCGTGCCGCCTGACACCCGAGCAGAGCGTCGCcggtcttcgccttcgccttgaCAGACGCGCCAAGCGGAAAGCCGCTCCCCCAGTCGCATCGGCCGCCGGGGCCCTCTGGCGAGCATCCGGCGCCGAATGCGGTCGCGGGCGAGCTCGACTCTCCCGAGTTCTTCATATCCAGGAGAAGCACGTTGTGGTCGGCGTGCAGTCCAATCTGAAGACATCGAGGCAAGCACACAGCGGACACCACTGCAAACCAGCCGCGAAGACGGCCTCGGCGCGTCCGGTGGAAACAGACACGAAGACAGAGGGAGTTACGCCTAAACGGACTTGGAATTTAGGATTAAGTCTCTCGTGTAgcgccggctgcagcccGTTGAGCTTCAACTCTACGCCTCTCACCTTCttggcgacgccgaggaagggGAGGCAGGCTTGCCGGTTCGCGAGCCAGCCGTGCGCACAGATAATGGCTTTTTTGGAGTTTCTGTCTTCTGCAGGGATCCACCATCCCTTGAGGACGtctgctcgcgcggcctcgccttcggcctcCCCATACAACGGTCGCCTGTCCATCTCTCTTCTTGTGCACTCCTGCTCCCCGCCGTctttcgcggccgcctcctggTCGTTAAATCGCCAAGCGTcggtcgcctgcagctcgctgtctgcgcagcgctgaggcgcgtccgccccgtcgcccgcgcaggAGCCACGCGGGGCTTCGGTGCCTCTGGGCTTTTCGCTTCTTCCAGTCGAGTCGTCGTGGGCGACTCGAGCGTCGCTGTGCCCTTGCTCGTtcagcagagacagccacgccgcgggcggagggGCAAGCGCCACCTGAGGCACACGCGTGAGACACAAAAGCGAAACTCGTCTCCACAGGCGCAAGGCGACGCCACGGGGCTCGGGCCTGGAGGTGAATCGAGTCGATCGCCGGAAATCCAGAAAGCGGACATCCACGTGAAGGTTCAGAGAAAACTCGCCAGACAGgaaacgcaggcgcggcaAATCTATGCGGCAGGTCGCCCCGTGCTGCATGGAGCTCTaacgcgccggcagcgggaCGCTACCCCCCaccgaagagagagagactgaaAGGCGAGAGGGAACGAGGACTCGCGTAAGGACTTACGTCATAGTACGGCATGCcgaagagcgaaggcgaggcgtcCTCGGGGAGGTCCAACTGGCTGCAAGATGCGATTCAGAGACACCGCAGACAAACAGACATGCGTGACGAATCCGAGGCACCCAGACAGAGAAACCGCGACGCATATCACAAAAAAGCCGgtgcgagagcgagaaaaaaacgtcccgaagaaaagagaggggGCCAGAGGGCGACTCCACACAGAGATCGAAAacccgctccgccgccgcttcagcCTGGCTCTCTTCATCTGGGCGCCTTCCCCCGCGTCTCCACGTGCCACCCCAGACGCACATAAACACTGAGCGCTTCCTGCCCCCAGACCTCTTTCATTCCTTCAATCTTCTATGCCTCCTGAGCTGTGTTGGGTTCGCTCGTGGGTTCCGTAGTTGGCCGTGCTGGTCTCACTGCGCACAGCCCTTgctggcgcgcctccctgAGGGCTGAGAGAGTCGGGCTGTTTTCGTTTCTGTTGCTAGCGCTTTAGGGTCTTTCGCGGGACTTCTTTTCCTGCAGCGGGGGGGTTCCGTGGCTCGGCTCTCACCTGAGGAGGTAGGGGTCGTTTAGGGGCACGCGGTTGACTTCGGTCTCGAAAcgcgtcgcggaggacgcgcagaaCGGCAGGACGAGCACAGAGAGCCCGAGAATGTAAACGCCGAAGAAGCTCCGAAAGCACTGAAAAAACATCTGCATGAGGCCCTGAACGAGGCGCCGAAGCTCCGGCCGGTGCGTGCGCACCTGCTGCGCGACCTGAGCACACGCAACCGCGGACACGCGCGACGCTTTTTGCAGAAAAAATACTTTCCGCCAAGCAGAAAGAGAccagcaggcgacgacgccgcatGCGGACACGCCTGCAAAGGCTCCACGCACAGATACATGTACCTACTTCATTTTCTCCATTTACGGGGACGCACGGCTGCATGTGCGGAGAACGTGTACCTGCCCAGTGGCTTGTACCGCGAGGCACCCACCCTAGGCGGAGCAAGAGTGTCGCTTCCACATGCGCAACGAGTCGGTGTGAGGACTCGAGTTTCGTGTACCaatatatagatgtatacaGTGGCGCGAAACGCCGAAGCTCATCACGGTTCTCTGCGATACGTGATTCTCGATCAGTTCCGTTTGAAAACGCCAAGGAGGCAGAAACATTGACAGCTCTTGATTGACAACATGACTCGCAGCTCACTCAAGACACAGATCGCTAGCTTACCCCAACTTGCCAACAGATATGCACATAGGGTACACGCCTATCGATGCATTTACACCTATGCATCTACATGTATAAAATGCTTCTGTGCAGCTGACGCAGACGTCCACGCTTGCATGTGCACCCAAG
This portion of the Besnoitia besnoiti strain Bb-Ger1 chromosome VII, whole genome shotgun sequence genome encodes:
- a CDS encoding hypothetical protein (encoded by transcript BESB_077560), translated to MAAYRGHVPEVSLTSGVSLAFHGKCGQPDLKAQQQRESVLTEADIRKIKELLSGDTTSPRKAADAEKRRQDHAQSMKRVQKWANTVHSNLAKRRQLNAKRLADEEAARVVADEAEAVLKHQRRLEVVRRAKAMLAADNERQRALKTALMRRDWLEGLQEQKKWKQQLAQLDAVREAHFGAVLAHAESQKEARDTRDHEEKNTKMKELQAGRQLQFSEAHQRRAREKEEREEMGKLIRENCRRDRELIEAQEEQKRLKHREQQRAMMRQLDEAIRLDRHRRESERLEEEAAMSQAAVYEKRQAMVKERETHLRQEEAKARETRIQDMSRRLEKLLAEEAQRLTRDVEIQQAKEAARADAEKQKREEQYRLMAQDRAAQVERKREHAQRQREADADLTRSHLEASKREEEKELRTAEERKRAMRDVAEIQKQQMFEKKQQRLQERNEEKRTFNEAFKELVQQEESVDALAAHCVENAIQAGQSPDPIVATMNRFLITSGARPSRKASQMKSSNIFNLHVGPSDSEEESLRR